The Candidatus Neptunochlamydia vexilliferae genomic sequence TTTCTGCAACAAAAGGTGGTGAGTACCTAGGTATTAATCTTCCAACTTAACTCTCAAGAGACTTAATCAGAGATAGGTACAAGTTCTTTTCCTCCTCAAAAGTCGCATAAGAGAGGAGATCTTTGAGGAGGAGCCACTTTCCCCCACAGATTTCCTCCGCTTGGAGAGTATATTTTGGACTGGCCGTCTCAGCGAGGTAGAAGCGGACCGTTTTATCGATGAGAAGGCCGTCATGGATATATTGGTACTTTTCGACGAGATATGGGGCGTCGAGGTAGCGACCGACCGTCATGCCGGTCTCTTCGAGAAGCTCCCTTTCAGCGGTTTGTTTGGGCGATTCCCCCTTTTCAGGGTGTCCCTTGGGAAAGCCCCAATGACCTCCTTCGAGATGTTGGATCAGGAATGCTTCCCACACCTGTTTACGGTAAGTCAGCGGGATAATCCCAAATCCATTAACCTGCATATTTACCGAAGACAACGACCGAGTTGTGCCCTCCAAATCCAAAGGAATTGGAGATCGCTGCGTCCACTTCAAAGTCTTCAGCTTTGTCGCCGACGATGTCAAAGTCTTTCACTTCATCTTCGGGATCTTTAAGGTTCGGATTCGGGTGAAGTTTTCCCGTATTGATCGCTTTGATGGTGGCAACGGCTTCGACCCCTCCAGCAGCACCAAGACAGTGGCCAGTCATCGACTTGGTCGCATTCATCTTCATCTTCTTCACCTGGTCACCAAAGACGGTCCGGATCCCTCGGATCTCACACAGATCGCCCACTGAGGTCGATGTCGCATGGGCATTGATATAGTTCACTCTCTCTTTGGAAACGTTCCCATCTTTGAGGGCTGTTTCGATACATGATGCGACTCCAGCGCCATCTTCGCGAGGGCTAGTGATGTGATAAGCATCGGTTGAAACGGCGCCACCCAGGTACTCGGCAAGGATGGTTGCTCCCCGTTTTTTTGCATGCTCATACTCTTCGAGAACAAGGACGCCGGCTCCCTCTCCAATGACAAAACCGTCACGGGTTTTATCCCAAGGGCGAGAAGCGGTATCCATCTCTTCGTTCCGCTCAGAAAGAGCTTTCATCACAACAAATCCTGCTACACCAATCGGGTTAATCGGCGCTTCAGCTCCTCCGCAAATCATGAGGTCAGTATCCCCCCGCTCAATATGTTGCGCGGCAGAGACAATCGAGTAGTTAGCGGTGGCACACGCTGTTGAAATCGAGTAGTTCGGCCCTGTGAAGCCGAGATCGATTGCTAAAAGTCCCCCACCCATATTGGTGATGATAAAAGGGACGAAGAAAGGGGTAATTCTTTTAAAGCTCTTTTCGAGGAGGGTCTTGTTTCCATCAAAAAAGACCGACATCCCTCCCATTCCAGAACCGATCAAAACACCGCAGCGGGATTTTTCGAGTTTTTCAAGGGCCTCTCCGGTCAGCCCAGCATCTTCTAGGGCTTTTTTTCCTGCGACCATCGTGTAGCGGATGAAAGGATCGACACGGCGGGCCTGTTTTTTGTCCATATAGTCGCCCACTTCAAAGTCTTGAACCCCTCCCGCAAAACGGGTTGAGTACTCCTCGCAAGGAAATTGGGTAATCGGAGTGATCCCACTTTTTCCTTCAAGAAGGCTTTGATAAAACTTATCGACATCGGTCCCAAAACAGGAGACAACGCTCATTCCTGTTACAACAACACGCCGTTTTTTCGTCACTTTTTTACCTCAAAATCTAAATCTATGACCTTCCCATCGGGCCATAGTCGTTCTAATTGATATTTTTGCCGCATCTCCGGGAGGAAGAGGTGGATCACCACCTGGAAATAGTCTAAAACGACCCACTCTCCATGCTCCATTCCCTCAACATGGGCTGGCTTTTCGCCTACTTCCCGCATGACATCTTGGATCTCTTTTGCCAAAGAGACCACATGGCGGTCCACATTCCCATCTGCAATCAAGATGTAGTCGGTAATCGAAGAAATCCCCTTCACATCAATCGCGATGATGTTCGAGCCTTTCTTGTCAAAAATTGTCTGTGCGATTTGCTTTAAATAATCAGTCATAATCTATGCGAGGCCATTGTAAAATCCATTCGGCAGGCTAAACGCCCCCTTTTTTTTGAAATTCGGTCTTGGATTGAGTTATCTACACCTAATGGGGTATGTTAACTCAATCCAAGACCGAATTTCAAAAAAAATTGAGCATTTATCCCACCAAAGCGAGTTTTCCAATGGCCTCTTACGGAGAGTATATAGTATTTTGGTGAATGTAGTCCAGGACTTTTCCAGGAATTAGGTGGCCAACATAAAGTCTTTTTTTGAGTCTCTCCCGCACCTCGGTGCTGCTCACATCCATTGCGGGGATTTCACACCTTCCCGCTTCAACTTTCAATTTTATTTTTTCAGGAAGCTGCTCCAATCTTTTGGGGTCGAAGCCGTGGCGCACCCCTACAAGAGGGGGGGCCAGCTCTAGGAGCGCATCGATCTCTTTCCACTCTCCAAAGCCATAAGCGGTATCCTCAGCGACAATGAGGAAAAGTTCTCCCCCGATCTCCCGGACCGTATCGATTGTATATGAAGGAGGAGGGCGAGAAATCTCCCCATTACAAGGGTCACATCCGGGAACATCTTCGAGCGCCAGCTGCAACATATTCAACCGGTGGTTCGCCGCTGCAACAGGAGGCGCATCCCCTTTTGTGGGCGACACATGGGCAGGACAGAAAAGGACCTGATCAAGGCCATGCATCTCTTTAATGCGAATCGCCAAATTGAGATGTCCAAAGTGGATGGGGTCAAAGGTCCCCCCAAAAAAACCAATTTTCTTTGCCATACTCGCATTTATACACTAAGAAACAATTTTTTTACTATTTCTCAATACTCTCTTGCCACGAAAAAATAAGAGGGGTGCCGTTAAAAGATCGCCATTGAAAGGGCTCTTTATAGTCGACCCTGAAGAACTAAGGATTATATTTATTGTGAGAAGGTTAAGACAGAAAAACCTCTTTATAAGTTGCAAGAAAATTGGGCTACACACCCCATTTCCTTGCAAATTCGATAAACAAAATCTGCACTTGCAAAAGAAAAACCGAAGGTTTTTCCCCAGGGTGCAGATTTTTGACGCACCTCAACCCCGCAGTGGGTTGAGTAAGGAAAAAAGATGTGCTCATGGGGAAAAAGCGCGGTTTTGCTTGTGCAAGGAGTTTTTCAGGGTCGACTTTATAGGAGAAAAGTTCAAGGCGCCCTATGCAGAGAGCCCCGCAGTGGGCTCTTGAAGGAGGGTAACGTAGAAATTTTCCCTAGAAAGAGCAATGGCAATAGGGAGCTATTGACGATACCCCTCTAAATAATCTCCCAAGCGTTTTGTTCGGAGATTTTGCGGAGTTTGCTGTTGGGACGAACGGCAACGGGGGTTCCCGCAGCTTCTAGGAAAGGAAGGTCGAGGTCACTATCTGAGTAGGCAGTCACCTGTTTGGCTTTTGTCTTAAACTTCTCAATGAGCGTTTTGATGTAGCTCGCTTTATCTATCCCCAAAAGGACCGACTCCACCTTGTCAAAATTTCCCTCTTCATCAACAGAGTAATGGGAAGAGCGCCATTCACTCACCTCAAGATATTCGGCGATGGGGCCAACGATGAAGGAGGGACCGTTCGAGAGAATGATGGTGTGGTGACCAGCATGTTGCGCCCTGCGAAGACGGGAAAAAGTGGGATAGTAGAGGAAACGAAAGAAATCTTTTTTAAGGAACTGCAACACCTCTTCCTGAACAAGAGGGAGGGGAGCCCCTTTAAGGAACTCATCAAAAGCAAGGATGTGCAGGTCGGTGAGGGAAAGATTAAAGTAGTGGTGGCGGATTGAGTAGATGAGGGTGCGCAAAATCGAGAGGGGGCGGTAAAACCCTTTGGCAATGAGGTAGCGGTAGAAGAGGAGGCTAGAGTTAGAGGAGACCAATGTATGGTCTAGGTCAAAGGCGCTGATTTGCTTCAATGTTAAACTAATTTTTCTTCAAGATTTTCAAGCGCTTCAACTTCTTTATCAAGATGGATCTTTGCGCTGTCATAAAGCTCACGGTAGGTCATCCCCTTTTCAAAATCAAGACCTGACCCTCCCATCTCTTTCCGGTACTCTTTGACCTGGCTTTTAATGACCTCAATATGGGCCGCTCTTTCTTCGTAAAGCTCCTGGAGGTGATCGGTCCCAACAGTTCCCTCCCTCTTATCGAGGATAAAGCTCTTAAGGTCGGCAAAGTTCCGCTCAAAGACATGGATTTCCATCCCGTTTAAGGAAAGGGCTCTATATGCCTCTTTGAGCTCCGTCTCCCCTTTTTCTAAGTCTTCAAGAGAGGTCGTTTCCTCTTTTTCGATCAGGTGGGTGAGTTTGTCCTTTATATCTTCCACTTTTTTCCGGCTTGCCGCTTTTTTCTCCTCGACTTGTTCTTTTAACTTATCGAGAACGGCATTTCGCGCCTTTTGGATCCACTCCTTAAGCTCTTTGACATTTTCGCGGCTTAAAGAAACGCCACGCATCGCCTCTTGAAGCGCATTCGAAGCATCCAAGACCTTGGTCCGGTCTTGGTTTTCTGGTTTTTCACAAAAGGCCTCAAACTCGGCCACTTTGGGAGCAATCTCTTCATAGTTTTTCTTCCACTCTTCAGAGCGCTCTCCCATCTGAGCCCGCCGCTCGGTCTCTTTTTCCTTGATCTTGTCCCAACATTCGCTTAAGACCTTCCGCGCCTTGGTAAAGGCCTGCGAATTTAAGGTGAGGACCTTTGCAACGGCTTGAAACAGTTTAATTTCATTCCGGATGACGTAGTAAGGGGTCTTTCCCCCAGAAAAGCGGTCTTTTGCAAAGGATTCAACGTCACCAGCAAATTGATCACTCACTTTCTTAATGAGCTCTTTTCTCTTGGGGAAGACATGGTCTCCCAGCTTCGAAAGACGTTTTAAGATTTTATTCTTGTGACTGATCCGCATGTCGATTGCCAGGACCTCTTTGCGTAAGGCGTCCAAGCGAGAAATAAGTGTTTTTAAAAGGGAAAGTTCCTTTTGGATCTTTTCATACTCCCCTAACTTGATCTGAAGCTCTTCAGCCCCTTTAGGAAAGTGGATCGGATCACTATTGGCGACCAAACGATCATAATGGTCCACATCAGCTTCGAGCGCTTCAATGGCAAGCTCCACCTGCTCAACGGAAAAAGCAGCCTGTTCATCCTTGATTTCCTTCAGACGACGCGCTTCATCCCCCATCTCGGCATATTCGTTCCACAGATGGTTCCGCTTGATTGGATTCATCTCTTCTTTGAACAGAGGGCCGCAGAGTTTTTTCGCATCCCAAAACTCTTTTAAGGAGACCCCATTGGGCTTCCCTAAAATCTCTTCCATGAAGTCGAGAGCCACACGGATCTTCTCTTCAATTTCTTTTTGACCCTCAAAAGACTCTCGAAAGGTCTTAAAGATCTCTGACTCTACTTTAGGCTTTTTTTCTTTGTTTTCTGTTTCCATTGCTTCCGATATAGGTTGAGGGGATATCCATCCTAGTTATTTTACTATAAAGCGAAATTAATGAAAAGTGTCAATACCGACTTTCGTAGTCTTGGAGGATCATCTCGAGGGCTTTTTGGTAGCCATAAACATCGAGATCGACCCAGCGGAAGAGAGGCTCTCGCCGAAACCAGGTGAACTGCCGCTTGGCATAGCGGCGAGAGGCTTTTTTAAACTCCCAGACAAAGTGTTCCCAATCCTCATCGCTACGGGGAGAATCGAGGAACTCAAGACATTGGC encodes the following:
- the fabF gene encoding beta-ketoacyl-ACP synthase II produces the protein MTKKRRVVVTGMSVVSCFGTDVDKFYQSLLEGKSGITPITQFPCEEYSTRFAGGVQDFEVGDYMDKKQARRVDPFIRYTMVAGKKALEDAGLTGEALEKLEKSRCGVLIGSGMGGMSVFFDGNKTLLEKSFKRITPFFVPFIITNMGGGLLAIDLGFTGPNYSISTACATANYSIVSAAQHIERGDTDLMICGGAEAPINPIGVAGFVVMKALSERNEEMDTASRPWDKTRDGFVIGEGAGVLVLEEYEHAKKRGATILAEYLGGAVSTDAYHITSPREDGAGVASCIETALKDGNVSKERVNYINAHATSTSVGDLCEIRGIRTVFGDQVKKMKMNATKSMTGHCLGAAGGVEAVATIKAINTGKLHPNPNLKDPEDEVKDFDIVGDKAEDFEVDAAISNSFGFGGHNSVVVFGKYAG
- the rsfS gene encoding ribosome silencing factor — protein: MTDYLKQIAQTIFDKKGSNIIAIDVKGISSITDYILIADGNVDRHVVSLAKEIQDVMREVGEKPAHVEGMEHGEWVVLDYFQVVIHLFLPEMRQKYQLERLWPDGKVIDLDFEVKK
- the nadD gene encoding nicotinate (nicotinamide) nucleotide adenylyltransferase, with protein sequence MAKKIGFFGGTFDPIHFGHLNLAIRIKEMHGLDQVLFCPAHVSPTKGDAPPVAAANHRLNMLQLALEDVPGCDPCNGEISRPPPSYTIDTVREIGGELFLIVAEDTAYGFGEWKEIDALLELAPPLVGVRHGFDPKRLEQLPEKIKLKVEAGRCEIPAMDVSSTEVRERLKKRLYVGHLIPGKVLDYIHQNTIYSP
- a CDS encoding HAD family hydrolase, which translates into the protein MKQISAFDLDHTLVSSNSSLLFYRYLIAKGFYRPLSILRTLIYSIRHHYFNLSLTDLHILAFDEFLKGAPLPLVQEEVLQFLKKDFFRFLYYPTFSRLRRAQHAGHHTIILSNGPSFIVGPIAEYLEVSEWRSSHYSVDEEGNFDKVESVLLGIDKASYIKTLIEKFKTKAKQVTAYSDSDLDLPFLEAAGTPVAVRPNSKLRKISEQNAWEII
- a CDS encoding bis(5'-nucleosyl)-tetraphosphatase — its product is MQVNGFGIIPLTYRKQVWEAFLIQHLEGGHWGFPKGHPEKGESPKQTAERELLEETGMTVGRYLDAPYLVEKYQYIHDGLLIDKTVRFYLAETASPKYTLQAEEICGGKWLLLKDLLSYATFEEEKNLYLSLIKSLES